A portion of the Agrobacterium tumefaciens genome contains these proteins:
- a CDS encoding ABC transporter permease: MIEWFSDPAHWTGSDGVIVLVGQHLAYSFAALFLACLIGLPVGLYVGHTGRGVVFIAGLANALRSLPSLGLIALLVIVFGPVFASDMAFIVPSLIVLVLLAVPPIMTGSYAGIAAVDPAAVDAARGMGKRPLDILFDVELPCALPLIFSGLRSATLQIISTATIAAYVSLGGLGRLIIDGRAQNDYYQMAAGAVLVGALALTVDLIIGVISRVTVSPGLTRRAKR; the protein is encoded by the coding sequence ATGATAGAATGGTTTAGCGATCCAGCTCACTGGACAGGGAGTGATGGTGTCATCGTTCTCGTCGGTCAGCATCTGGCTTATAGCTTTGCGGCCCTTTTCCTCGCCTGTCTGATTGGCTTGCCGGTTGGGCTTTATGTGGGACACACGGGACGCGGTGTCGTCTTCATCGCGGGTCTTGCAAATGCGCTACGCTCCCTTCCAAGCCTCGGCCTGATCGCACTTCTTGTGATTGTTTTTGGCCCCGTTTTCGCATCCGATATGGCTTTTATCGTACCCAGCCTTATCGTGCTCGTGCTTCTGGCCGTGCCGCCGATCATGACTGGCAGTTACGCCGGTATCGCGGCGGTGGATCCCGCTGCGGTGGATGCTGCAAGAGGCATGGGGAAACGTCCGCTCGATATTCTGTTCGATGTGGAACTGCCCTGCGCTCTGCCATTGATCTTTTCCGGTCTGCGCAGCGCCACGCTTCAGATCATCTCGACCGCAACTATCGCCGCTTATGTTTCTCTTGGTGGTCTCGGTCGCCTGATCATCGATGGGCGGGCGCAGAACGATTATTATCAGATGGCCGCAGGTGCCGTTCTCGTCGGTGCGTTGGCCCTGACCGTGGATCTGATCATCGGCGTCATATCGAGGGTCACCGTATCACCAGGGCTGACGCGTCGAGCGAAGCGTTAG
- a CDS encoding fatty acid desaturase, which yields MTDILAKKTARLTGVRRRRTRDRIEWPTVSLLAVCYGLWIFAGYFLYPLFPIVSLVLMGIAVALHSSLQHEVLHGHPTRNARLNEALVFLPLGIFYPYRSYKRTHLQHHADERLTDPFDDPESYYRAMGDWQKMPSFLKVLLGWNNTFIGRLVIGPPLMVIGFTISEWRKIAQGDRRVIYAWTLHLAGLVPTLLVISLIFGVPIWLYVSVAAYLGISIIAIRSYCEHQWSEQPDGRTIIVENSILAPLFLYNNLHFVHHKMPTAAWYKLPSLYSERRAEWQKMNDGYVFSNYFEVFRAFAFKAKEPVAHPVLRRDEQVLIASPVVPAALIFSDHAMQEQDARLEIPS from the coding sequence ATGACAGACATATTGGCAAAGAAGACGGCGCGGCTGACTGGCGTGCGCCGCAGAAGAACGCGTGACCGAATTGAATGGCCAACAGTCTCGCTGTTGGCGGTCTGTTACGGTCTCTGGATTTTCGCAGGATATTTTCTGTATCCGTTGTTTCCAATCGTTTCTCTGGTGCTCATGGGCATTGCAGTTGCCCTGCACTCCTCCCTCCAGCACGAGGTTCTGCATGGGCACCCTACGCGCAATGCACGACTGAACGAAGCTTTGGTCTTTCTGCCGCTCGGGATTTTCTACCCCTATCGCAGTTACAAGCGCACGCATCTGCAACACCATGCAGACGAGCGTCTGACCGACCCATTCGACGATCCGGAAAGCTATTACCGGGCTATGGGCGACTGGCAAAAGATGCCGTCGTTCCTCAAGGTCCTGTTGGGATGGAACAATACGTTCATCGGGCGTCTGGTCATCGGCCCTCCGCTGATGGTTATTGGTTTCACGATATCCGAATGGCGCAAGATCGCGCAGGGTGATCGGCGGGTGATATATGCCTGGACCCTGCATCTGGCCGGACTTGTTCCGACACTGCTGGTCATATCCCTGATTTTCGGCGTTCCAATCTGGCTCTATGTCAGTGTGGCGGCCTATCTGGGCATATCCATCATTGCCATTCGCTCCTATTGCGAACATCAATGGTCCGAACAGCCGGATGGGAGAACGATCATTGTTGAAAACTCCATCCTGGCTCCACTGTTTCTCTATAACAACCTGCATTTCGTGCATCACAAAATGCCGACAGCCGCCTGGTATAAATTGCCCTCCCTCTACAGCGAGAGGCGGGCGGAGTGGCAGAAGATGAATGACGGATATGTGTTCAGCAATTATTTCGAGGTGTTCCGCGCTTTCGCCTTCAAGGCCAAGGAACCGGTAGCGCATCCTGTCTTGAGACGGGACGAGCAAGTTTTAATCGCGTCACCCGTCGTGCCTGCCGCTCTGATTTTTTCTGACCATGCGATGCAGGAACAAGACGCGAGACTGGAAATTCCGTCGTGA
- the hutC gene encoding histidine utilization repressor: MPPISEDARDAQGTEDQSSPLYVKLKDYVRSRVEAGEWKIGQRVPSENELVDILGVSRMTANRALRELADEGLVVRVRGKGSFVASKKRTSQFQSVPNIAEEITRNGGVHSARVILLQIETCDPDLAEALAVPAGSLAAHSIIVHAEDGVPMQIEDRFVNSDCAPDYIKQDFNLVTPNGYLTRVAPIVKAEQHIEAVSAQPWECKLLAISKTEPCLLVRRRTWSTKGIVSSVRLLYPGSRYRLYSSN, translated from the coding sequence ATGCCGCCGATATCTGAGGACGCTCGTGACGCGCAGGGCACCGAAGACCAGAGTTCACCGCTTTATGTAAAGCTGAAAGACTACGTCCGCAGTCGCGTCGAGGCGGGTGAGTGGAAGATCGGTCAACGTGTTCCATCGGAAAACGAACTGGTCGATATTCTCGGTGTCAGCCGTATGACGGCCAACCGCGCTTTGCGTGAGCTGGCCGACGAAGGGCTTGTGGTGCGTGTACGCGGCAAAGGTTCGTTCGTTGCGTCCAAGAAGCGCACATCGCAGTTCCAGAGCGTACCCAACATTGCCGAAGAAATAACACGCAACGGCGGTGTTCACAGCGCGCGGGTCATACTTCTTCAAATCGAAACCTGCGATCCAGATCTTGCCGAAGCGCTCGCTGTTCCGGCTGGCAGCCTTGCTGCGCACTCGATCATTGTGCATGCGGAAGACGGCGTGCCGATGCAAATCGAGGATCGTTTCGTCAATTCGGACTGCGCGCCCGATTACATCAAACAGGATTTCAACCTCGTAACACCCAACGGTTATCTCACGCGAGTGGCACCGATCGTGAAGGCCGAGCAGCATATCGAGGCGGTCAGCGCACAGCCCTGGGAATGCAAGCTGCTGGCGATTTCCAAGACGGAACCATGCCTGCTCGTGCGTCGTCGCACATGGTCTACAAAGGGGATCGTGTCTTCTGTCCGCCTCCTTTATCCCGGCAGCCGCTATCGTCTTTACAGCAGTAATTGA
- a CDS encoding PhnD/SsuA/transferrin family substrate-binding protein, protein MYDWPELRNETDRLWADMRTRFLAKGIDAPKGLTRRNGDMPAVPGGIRGKDGAIIAADPATLDPDALDLAVLWRHPALLISGTCWGPMEFGLEDHVQVIGQSDYNGIKGGAGEFYSSAIIARIADGGEGAEPSRTGEAALPKGFLSGKILAFNEHKSLSGYLSLKRDLEAEGAGLDLFENCLETGAHRASVIAVAEGRADIAAIDCKSWMLAQRHEPAARSLHVIGWTARRKGLPFIRAKGIDLPFTM, encoded by the coding sequence ATGTATGACTGGCCCGAACTGCGCAATGAGACGGACAGGCTGTGGGCCGATATGCGCACCCGTTTTTTAGCAAAGGGTATCGACGCTCCCAAAGGCCTCACCAGACGCAACGGCGATATGCCGGCGGTTCCGGGAGGTATTCGTGGAAAGGACGGCGCCATCATTGCCGCAGACCCTGCCACGCTCGATCCCGATGCATTGGATCTTGCGGTGCTCTGGCGACATCCGGCTCTGCTGATCTCCGGCACCTGCTGGGGGCCAATGGAGTTTGGCCTGGAGGATCATGTGCAGGTGATTGGACAGAGCGATTATAATGGCATCAAGGGTGGTGCAGGCGAGTTCTATTCCAGCGCCATCATTGCCCGCATAGCCGACGGTGGAGAGGGTGCTGAACCTTCGAGAACCGGTGAGGCCGCTTTGCCGAAAGGATTTCTTAGCGGGAAAATACTGGCATTCAACGAGCACAAGTCATTATCCGGCTATCTCAGCTTGAAACGCGATCTGGAAGCAGAAGGCGCGGGCCTCGATCTGTTTGAAAATTGTCTCGAAACCGGTGCGCACCGCGCTTCCGTCATCGCAGTGGCCGAGGGCCGGGCGGACATTGCCGCGATCGACTGCAAATCCTGGATGCTTGCGCAACGGCATGAACCGGCCGCCCGGAGCCTTCACGTTATCGGCTGGACTGCACGGCGCAAAGGCCTGCCCTTCATCCGCGCCAAGGGTATCGATCTGCCTTTCACCATGTAA
- a CDS encoding HAL/PAL/TAL family ammonia-lyase, with translation MTVLLDDGLSWRDVAHIGKGEALRVSDAAYLRIDRASQIVDSIVESGVRAYGINTGVGALSDTVVDRTAQGRLSRSIILSHACGVGPLLDPREVRAIMAAQIANFAHGHSGVRREIVSHLSTFLEQDCIPDVPSRGSAGYLVHNAHVALVLIGEGQARLGGRIMSGRDALAAMGLQPIVLGAKEGLSLVNGTACATGLSCMALARANHLLDWADAIAALTLEAAGCQIDAFDETVLALRPSKGIAAVGAALRSRLEGSGLVAAAHGRRTQDALSLRAVPHAHGAARDIFDACASIVDRELASVTDNPAILGTPKQPIVSSEAHAVAPALGQAADSLAIAIAQIASMSERRIDRLVNPLVSGLPPFLATDAGSHSGFMIAQYTAAALVGDSRRLSAPASTDGGLTSGLQEDFLSHPTAAANKLLAVLDNAEYILAIEWMAGVQAHDFLENVAVRAAGTNAVYNLLREHLQPYSDDRPLSADMEKARLLLRDFSPPDM, from the coding sequence ATGACTGTTCTACTGGATGATGGATTGAGTTGGCGCGATGTTGCCCATATCGGCAAGGGCGAGGCACTGCGTGTGTCAGACGCGGCCTATCTGCGGATTGACCGGGCGAGCCAGATCGTTGACAGCATCGTCGAAAGCGGTGTGCGTGCCTATGGCATCAATACCGGGGTCGGTGCACTGTCGGACACTGTGGTGGATCGCACCGCGCAGGGTCGGCTTTCGCGCTCCATTATTCTCAGCCATGCCTGCGGTGTCGGACCGTTGTTGGATCCTCGCGAAGTTCGGGCAATCATGGCGGCGCAGATCGCCAATTTCGCTCATGGGCACTCCGGTGTCCGACGCGAGATCGTCTCGCATCTGTCGACGTTTCTGGAACAGGATTGTATTCCCGACGTGCCGTCCCGCGGATCGGCGGGCTATCTGGTGCACAACGCGCATGTTGCGCTTGTTCTGATCGGAGAGGGCCAGGCCCGGCTCGGCGGGCGCATTATGAGTGGACGGGATGCCCTGGCGGCAATGGGACTTCAACCCATCGTGCTGGGTGCCAAGGAAGGGCTGAGCCTCGTCAATGGTACAGCCTGTGCGACCGGTCTTTCCTGCATGGCACTCGCGCGGGCCAATCACCTGCTAGATTGGGCCGATGCCATAGCGGCGCTGACGCTTGAAGCAGCAGGCTGCCAGATCGACGCTTTTGACGAGACGGTTCTCGCGCTGCGTCCCTCGAAGGGAATCGCGGCCGTCGGGGCTGCTCTGCGATCCCGGCTTGAAGGCAGTGGGCTGGTTGCCGCCGCTCATGGCAGGCGGACACAGGACGCGCTAAGCCTGCGTGCCGTGCCGCATGCGCATGGTGCTGCACGCGACATCTTCGATGCCTGCGCCTCCATCGTTGACCGAGAGCTCGCCTCCGTCACCGACAATCCCGCGATCCTTGGCACGCCCAAGCAGCCCATCGTCTCGTCGGAGGCCCATGCCGTTGCCCCGGCATTGGGGCAGGCGGCAGACAGTCTCGCCATCGCCATTGCACAGATTGCCTCCATGAGCGAGCGCCGTATCGACAGGCTGGTCAATCCTCTGGTGAGTGGTCTGCCGCCATTTCTGGCGACCGATGCCGGAAGCCATTCAGGTTTCATGATCGCGCAATATACGGCCGCAGCCCTTGTCGGCGATAGCAGACGTCTTTCCGCGCCTGCCTCCACAGATGGAGGGCTGACATCGGGATTACAGGAGGATTTCCTCTCTCATCCCACGGCAGCCGCCAACAAGCTGCTCGCGGTTCTCGACAATGCAGAATATATTCTGGCCATCGAATGGATGGCCGGGGTGCAGGCCCATGATTTCCTGGAAAATGTTGCCGTGCGGGCAGCCGGAACAAATGCGGTCTACAATCTGCTTCGCGAGCACCTCCAGCCCTATTCGGATGACCGGCCCCTGTCTGCGGACATGGAAAAGGCAAGGCTGCTCCTGCGTGATTTCTCGCCACCGGATATGTGA
- a CDS encoding ABC transporter substrate-binding protein, which produces MAFRIITAASAFALMALSAASALAQSNPLAAPATPRTDTTTIIVGSADFPESQLLATIYAKALAAKGVAVETKLSIGSREVYIPALLDGSIDLLPEYAGATLSYLDKNATAHSPSDVAAALKAALPKGVSMLTPSAAQDSDSVAVTRATADKYKLKTIADLAPVASQLVLGGPPEWKTRKEGIIGLKELYGLEFQSFKSLDVGGPLTLSALINGQVHAANLFSTDPAIAANDLIVLEDVKNLFPAQNIVPVIATPKVSDVVTSTLDAVSAALTTKDLVVMNGRLANHDSFDVVAGDWLAEHKLN; this is translated from the coding sequence ATGGCATTCAGGATCATCACTGCCGCCAGCGCATTTGCGCTCATGGCACTTTCCGCTGCTTCGGCATTGGCGCAAAGCAATCCGCTGGCCGCGCCAGCCACTCCGCGAACCGATACGACGACAATCATCGTCGGTTCCGCCGACTTCCCCGAAAGCCAGCTTCTGGCGACGATCTACGCCAAGGCCCTTGCCGCCAAGGGTGTTGCCGTCGAAACGAAGTTGAGCATCGGTAGCCGCGAAGTCTATATCCCTGCGTTGCTCGACGGATCAATCGATCTGTTGCCGGAGTATGCTGGTGCGACGCTGAGCTATCTCGACAAGAACGCGACGGCCCATTCGCCAAGCGATGTGGCCGCAGCGCTCAAGGCGGCTCTGCCGAAAGGCGTCTCTATGTTGACACCCTCCGCAGCACAGGATTCCGATAGCGTGGCTGTGACGCGCGCGACCGCTGACAAATACAAGCTGAAGACGATTGCCGATCTCGCACCCGTAGCCTCGCAGCTCGTGCTTGGCGGTCCACCGGAATGGAAAACGCGCAAGGAAGGCATTATCGGTCTGAAGGAACTTTATGGCCTCGAGTTCCAGTCGTTCAAATCGCTTGACGTCGGTGGCCCGCTGACCCTTTCGGCACTCATCAACGGTCAGGTCCATGCTGCAAACCTGTTCTCGACCGATCCGGCCATCGCTGCAAACGATCTCATCGTGCTTGAAGACGTCAAGAACCTCTTTCCCGCCCAGAACATCGTACCAGTGATTGCCACACCGAAAGTTAGCGACGTTGTGACAAGCACTCTCGATGCTGTTTCTGCCGCCCTGACGACGAAAGATCTCGTCGTTATGAACGGTCGTCTGGCCAATCACGACAGTTTCGATGTCGTGGCGGGCGACTGGCTGGCCGAACACAAATTGAACTGA